The Myripristis murdjan chromosome 6, fMyrMur1.1, whole genome shotgun sequence sequence GCATGACTTACCTGCTACTTgtaatgatgtaaaaaaaatgtgactgtcAGGTTAATGAGTAGCTCTGACAACCTTTGCTCCCCTTGGCAATTTTCAAGCAAGTGCCAAGTAACTCTCTTCTACTTGTGCCGTGTTTAAGGGAAGGTTTTTCCATCAAAGTAGATGTAGCAAAGATGTTTAATTAGTGGGAGAGGTAGAAGCAAAGGTACAGCTACAAGCCACAGTGGGACTATTGTGATCAGAGCACAGTGTCTCTGTGAAGTCTCTGTGCTGTGACACTGAGATGGCCATGGTCCAGACCAAGTCTTCACGAGGTCAGTGTTACATACTTTACAGGTTTCATCTTACTGTATATTAATTTACAGAGAGGAATGCATTGAAAGGCTTCTGTCAGATGAGATTCTCTTGTATGGTTCATGAAATGAACCATACATTGTGAAGTAAATCTCATGTATCATGAATAGTTGTGAAAGTTAGTCATGATCAAACAATATTGTATTtgagattctgtttttttcccacatttttcacattcaaCATTCAGGTAATTTCAAATGGGTCACCTCGTTTAGCATGGAGTTACATGTCCATTTCCAGCTGAGACGGTGTGCTGTGCTCTATGCAAGGATGTTGTTAATCATTTATGGGTTTAAAGTATATGTGCTTGTGTGGATTGCTATCCACTGTGGAACCATTATCTAAGGCTAACAAGCTTCTGCAGGAAAGCACTTGATGTAACACCATTATCCCAGATAATTTTCCCTTTGGTTTATGGGCTCCTTGTGAAATACCTCACCATGCTTTCACCATCATCTATAACCTTTCTGCAATCCCCCTTCTTTTTTGTAGATATTTTGGCCGACCAAGGGAGTCCTCTGCTGCAGGAACCAGACGTCTTACCCTTCACTAGCTATCCCAGTATGCAGTACCCATCGATGGAGCCAACCATGTCTTCCCCGCCATACTACTCCAGTCAGAACTACTACCCTCAGTACAGCGGAGAGGAGTGGTACTCACACACAGGGATGTACGAATTAAGGAAAGGACCCCTGGAGGTTACCTATGACGCTGAGATGGAGGAGGTGTCACCTGTGACGCCGGCCGTGTGCAAGAGGACCCGGCACATGTCAAAAGCTGGAAGGGTCAAAGGAGAGGAactgtgtgtagtgtgtggGGACAAGGCCTCCGGATACCACTATAATGCTCTCACCTGTGAGGGATGTAAAGGTGAGAGGAGCAATTAACAACATATCAACATTGGGTTCTTGAAGTCCAAGTCGTGATTTTTGACTGCCTGTATGGTTCCTGTTGAGCAGCAGATTGATttctacattattttttaaggAGAAGGGCACTAGAGCAAATTAATTTAGATATGAAGGTGTTGAGTTCATCCAAAATGCCAGAAGCCACAGGGAAACACTCACAAGAACATAACAATAATGTCAGACAACAAAAGAGAAAGCTGAATGTTACCGTGCCGCTctcattaaatcatttttatggTATTTCTGTAAATGATTTTTGATAAGTGTATTTACCTGAGATGGATTTCAGGCTGCTTTCCATCAGCATATTATCTTTAAAGTACATTTCCTTGAAGCCTATATCGGTCTAGGAGGATGCCTACTGATTCATTAGCTGTTGACTTACAGGAGCTCAAATCTACAGCACTGTAGCAAAGGGCTGTGGTAAACCAGCAGCTGGTGAAATGTAATGCATAATCATTAATGGTTTAAGATCTTGTTAGCAACTGAACACTTGACTGGCTAAGTGACAATGATTCCACTGGTGCTGCAACTCActtacagtttgtgtgtggatgctgACACACATTGGTGTAATGTACCTTTCTACTGTTACTACACACTTTAGTATATTACCGTTCATTGCATATTTGATGAGATGCCGACAAGGGAGAGTTAAACCATGCAAACCAAGTTATGGTGTGACCGGCACTCGGCAAATGAGGAACAAATTGAAGTGGATTTACAATAAAGAGAACAAAGGATATGTGTTGCCCTTTAAAAATCCCAAGACGCAGCTTAACTTTACAGCTATCTTATAATGGAATCGGTATATGgtgacacacaggaagtggcCTTTAGCAGCTCCTCCCCATATTTTTATGACGGTGTTGGTTTGCTCTGATTTTTGCCAAACCACAGTGTGAATGGATATGAGTGTAATTCCACACTGTGAGGTTGGACAATGCCAGGAGCGCAGCCACTGGCCTTTCTTGCCGTTTGACTGAGAATAGGTTTAGGTCTACCTTGCCTGTACTTGGTTCTGCTGCCAGATTGGGTTCCCTCTCAGCTTTCCGCTGTACAATGCAGGGGGAACCTGAGCTCGGCTACGCTAATGCATGTCATTGTGTTTAATGTTGTGTGTCAGAATGTCTAATAACTGTTCCAAagttattctctctctctctctctctctctcactgtgtgtgtgtgtgtgtgtgtgtgtgtgtgtgtgtgtgtgtttgcgctcTACTGCTCTCACTGTCTGATCCACTGCCAGGTGGGTTTGCAGGATTCTCTCTGTTATATTATTAGAACAATGTGTCACACAGCTaccatcttcatttttttctgaatgcccTCAGAATCGGTGAATTCCCCCTTTATGTTCAAGATAGTTGGAAACAATATTGGGCAAAATACTGTAGTCCAGcttcataaaataaagttagGCCCTTTCTTATTTGGTATTTTATGTTTgctattttcaaacaaaatacaaagtgTCATAGTTTTGTGTTCACTTATATTTCTGTGAGGCTCATGATACTGTTTTGCCGATCATGTTCAGGCTTCTTCAGACGGAGCATCACAAAGAATGCTGTGTACAAATGCAAGAGTGGAGGAAACTGTGAGATGGACATGTATATGCGCAGGAAATGCCAGGAGTGCCGACTAAGGAAGTGCAAGGAGATGGGCATGCTGGCGGAGTGTGAGTATCATTACTTGCCAAGAGCTTCTCTTAACTACTTGGGCTACAAGGACAGTCGTAGAAGGACAATTAAAACTCCTTTTGGGAGTAAAGAAGGGAAGGAATGTAATAATCCTAAATTCCTGTGGCTTGCTTCACACTGTCCACAAGCACATGAGAGGTAATGATTTCATTTATCCAAGCCTGTCAGCGATCACTGTGGTGAACGCTCACTCTGCGTTCTGACATGGCCTGGTGAATCTTTCTAGGGAGGGAAatgcatttcactctcacacaaCAGAAAGGTGCTGCTTTTGTTGCTGCTACAGGAGTGGAGCAGATAAAATGGACAGCTTATGATCCGTCTCATGGAAATACACATCGTATAATATGGgtacagtcatgaaaataaacttgctatagattattttttgcattgatgGCTATTTTAAGAATTTTAATTTCTACTGGAACTGTAAAAAAATAGTAGCAGAAGAAAGATTTCAGAGTATTTTTGCAATATAAAGTAAGGAAGGTTAGGGAACAATTTTTCATCTATGTGGCATTTTTGAAAGACAAAGTTTAATTGAATAAGAATATACAaccagcaaatcaaaatgatATTCTAAGCAAAGAAGAGATACaatttgtgtaaatgtgtaaatgtagtcTATGTATTTCTTTCCCTGAGCAAAGCCGGCCTTTGAGGAACATTAGTTATAGGGTCTATTTAGAGCTGTCAGCTCTgaagagagcaggagggagaacTGGGCTCCTGTTGCTCATAAATAGTGCAGCGAAGTTGTGATAAATATTGCAAGGTGGCAGGAATTCATGACCCTGCCTGCTGGGACAACAGTGACTGTCTGAGTTGTGTATATTTATCTGGGACAGTTTTGGATGGCAAGTCAGACGTACTCAAAGCCTCCTTTggtcacagtgtaaaaagttcATATCTTGACGGGCCCCACCCATTAGAGAAGTTgatctccctccatctccccgATTCCATTATTCTCTTGAATGTCCTCGGAGGCCTTGGATAACTTTTGACAGACAGATGTTCTTCACCACTTAATGGATTTTGTATAGaagaattcagaaaaaataattttctgctCCTCATCTCAAATGTTGTTACATATTAAACCACTAAAAATGTTAAGGATTAATGAGTTGctacccatccatccatccagccatcTATCCATCTAATTTCTAGCTGCTTATCCCTCTCGGGTCCAGCAGTATTCTCCCCAACATGTCCTTGCTTTACCCCAAGGTTTCATACCAGTCAAGCATCTCTGGAACACAAAAGGAGGTGCCCAGGAGGCATCTTTACCTGGCCTTAACCACCTCATTACGCTCCTTGAAATGTGCAGGAGCAGTGGCCTGATACTGAGGTCTTCTCAAGTTGCCAAACTTCTTACCCCATCACTCAAAGTGACTTGTGTGACTCTGCCAATCAACCTTTGCAGCAATCTTGACTTGGCTTCTTGAATACACAATCTAATTTTTGTTTGCTCATGACAGAGTTTATAACCAGGTAAGAGTCAGAACGAAGAGCGACCAGTAGATTGAAATTTTGTCTTGTGGCTTTGCTCTGTCTTCACCATAGTCACCATAGTCTCATTACTGCAGctgattttcctaaaaaaaaatctcatgatCTCATAATCCTTCAGACCCCATTTGGGGCAGAGGCTCGCCATCTCGACTCTGTCAACACTGAGCCGCAAAACAGaaggacaacatcatctgcaaacagcagagagcatGCTGTAATGTCACCAAACTGGACACACTCCAGACTACAACAGCACCTAGATATCCTGCCCATGAACCATGAACCTCAAAAACAGGATATACCCAGACATAATACAAGAATGCGAACACAGCTAGGATGAGTTAGTCATTGGTAACTGGAATATAAACATTGGTGGGGTTATGTAAATGCATCCTGGTGACAACTAAAACACGCTAAGAAAACTGTTTTGTCAGTTGTGGAATGTGAATAGTGTGGATTACTAACATGGATGGATGATGTTAcagttgtttttatgtctaatGTCAAGATATCAGTGGcttaaaaatacagaattacAGTTAGAGTCCAAAAATTCACCAGTTATTCCATGCACTCACTAATATTAAGGATAAATCACattgataaatgataaatgcatCTCTATTATGGatgcattataaataaaatgtattcccATGCTGAATGTGCCACTGCATGGAGTCACTGTTGAATAAACAGCAGTGGAGTATTTAACACACCGTGTGAAACCCTCATCGCTGCTGGCAGGTCTGCTGACAGAGATCCAGTGTAAATCTAAAAGGCTGCGGAAGAACACCAAGGCCTCCCCAGCAGAGTCCACAGGCGACGAGACAGAAGCGGCTGACAACGGAGACAACAAACAGGTCACCTCTACAACCAAACTGCCCAAGGTAACCCCAACCTCTctactgtaacacacacagtgtgtgtagtAATCAAGTCAGTACTTTCCCTTGAACATTTCCAATTTTTCTCAATTTGTTTTGacgtatttttttcccctcattttcaAGATTCATGCCCACAAAACAGTTAACACAACGGTTGAAGCAGGCtctgattttgaaaaataacccaaacacaacaaatgaagTGTTGCTTTCTTTTCAAACTTCTTTTCAGATAACATCTTAACTGAGGCCAATGCATGATGTTTCAACCACAGGCTGAAACAttgtgctttacaaataaatagaactatatttatttttctcaatttctcaatggaacattttttcacatgttaCGAGTGATACAGTAAAGAAGTAGATAATAAATCACACgggggacaagtcccccccaatatttataaattataatatatattactTTGGCACCCCtcttgtcccccccaatgtctaAGGGAAATCTGCGCCACTGCCCTATAGCATCTGCACTCTATAAATattgcatacacactcacaatgACCACCACTttacaaactgtgaaaaaaaacttgcatcACTAACTGacatattgttgtttttaatttaggAGAAAGTTGAACTCACACAAGAGCAGCAGACACTGTTGAATTTCATTGTTGATGCTTACAACAAACACCGAATTCCTCAGGATATGGCCAAAAAACTGGTATGTTACTCTCCACATCACTGAAAATTTCAGGTTTCTTCAAATGACTTGTGCTGCTGGCATTAGAGGATCAAGGAAATAACCATTTGAAAACTTGCAACAGGGCCCATATGCATGAAGTCAATAAAGACAGACATAAAACTGGGCTTCCTTTACATGATCACCTACTCTGTCCATTTATGAATAGTCAGCACAGCTAGTCTTAGAAATTTAATGCCCATAAACCATCTGTGTATAGCTGTCAAAACTGTGAAGGAAAAAGTTATCTGCACAAGCTTTAAAGTAAGCCAACTTTGTCCTACCTGATATTAACAGGAATAGTAAAGTGCACCACTGTTCCAGTAGCATGACCCACTGCTGGTGGAGCTTATGCAACTTGGCCTATCAGCCAGTCTTGTCTCAGTCAGTCCAATTTGTCCCAgtgctgtgtgctcatgttaTCTCCCCAGCTACAAGAGCAGTTcaacacagaggaaaacttCATCCTCCTGACAGAAATGGCAACAAGTCATGTGCAAGTTCTGGTGGAGTTTACCAAAAATATTCCAGGTATTGTATCCTAGCTTATCTCTCAGAGTGGATCATAGTTCATTGCTTCACCAAAGGACATTCACGATTACAAGGCCATGTGCAGTGATACAGAGAGTGTCCCATAAAAGTACAATGTTCAATAACACTATGTGAGCAAAGATACTGATAACGGCATATCAATGAGGAAACAAATTGGCTTAATATTATTCTCATGTCATTGCTC is a genomic window containing:
- the nr1h4 gene encoding bile acid receptor isoform X1; protein product: MNEWVGPDINMVGPLQIPPNDGFSLSESSHLYDILADQGSPLLQEPDVLPFTSYPSMQYPSMEPTMSSPPYYSSQNYYPQYSGEEWYSHTGMYELRKGPLEVTYDAEMEEVSPVTPAVCKRTRHMSKAGRVKGEELCVVCGDKASGYHYNALTCEGCKGFFRRSITKNAVYKCKSGGNCEMDMYMRRKCQECRLRKCKEMGMLAECLLTEIQCKSKRLRKNTKASPAESTGDETEAADNGDNKQVTSTTKLPKEKVELTQEQQTLLNFIVDAYNKHRIPQDMAKKLLQEQFNTEENFILLTEMATSHVQVLVEFTKNIPGFLTLDHEDQIALLKGSAVEAMFLRSAQVFTRKMPQGHTELLEERIRRSGISEEFMTPMFNFYKSICNLQMMQEEQALLTAITILTPDRPYVKDQRAVERLQEPVLDVLRKLCALQHPQEPQYFARLLGRLTELRTLNHHHAEMLTSWRMSDHKFTPLLCEIWDVQ
- the nr1h4 gene encoding bile acid receptor isoform X2 — translated: MAMVQTKSSRDILADQGSPLLQEPDVLPFTSYPSMQYPSMEPTMSSPPYYSSQNYYPQYSGEEWYSHTGMYELRKGPLEVTYDAEMEEVSPVTPAVCKRTRHMSKAGRVKGEELCVVCGDKASGYHYNALTCEGCKGFFRRSITKNAVYKCKSGGNCEMDMYMRRKCQECRLRKCKEMGMLAECLLTEIQCKSKRLRKNTKASPAESTGDETEAADNGDNKQVTSTTKLPKEKVELTQEQQTLLNFIVDAYNKHRIPQDMAKKLLQEQFNTEENFILLTEMATSHVQVLVEFTKNIPGFLTLDHEDQIALLKGSAVEAMFLRSAQVFTRKMPQGHTELLEERIRRSGISEEFMTPMFNFYKSICNLQMMQEEQALLTAITILTPDRPYVKDQRAVERLQEPVLDVLRKLCALQHPQEPQYFARLLGRLTELRTLNHHHAEMLTSWRMSDHKFTPLLCEIWDVQ